The proteins below come from a single Kitasatospora sp. NBC_00315 genomic window:
- a CDS encoding response regulator: MSDPIRLLLADDHPVVRAGLRAVLETESDLSIVAEAATAEQAVALAAELDLDVVLMDLQFGPGMNGAQATAAITARPGAPRVLIVTTYDTDADTVPALAAGATGYLLKDAPPEELAAAVRAAAAGRSALAATVADRLVERMRTPATALSTRETEVLELVAAGLTNQQISGRLHLSQATVKSHLVHIYTKLDVDSRTAAVRTATTRGLIRRGGR; encoded by the coding sequence GTGAGCGACCCGATCCGACTGCTGCTCGCCGACGACCACCCCGTGGTGCGGGCCGGACTGCGGGCCGTCCTGGAGACCGAGAGCGATCTCAGCATCGTCGCGGAGGCCGCCACCGCCGAGCAGGCGGTGGCCCTGGCCGCCGAACTCGACCTCGACGTGGTGCTGATGGACCTCCAGTTCGGCCCCGGCATGAACGGCGCCCAGGCCACCGCCGCCATCACCGCCCGCCCCGGCGCGCCCCGGGTGCTGATCGTCACGACCTACGACACCGACGCCGACACCGTGCCGGCGCTGGCCGCCGGCGCCACCGGCTATCTGCTGAAGGACGCCCCGCCGGAGGAGCTCGCGGCGGCGGTCCGCGCGGCCGCCGCCGGGCGCTCCGCACTCGCGGCCACCGTCGCGGACCGCCTGGTGGAGCGGATGCGCACCCCTGCCACCGCGCTCAGCACCCGCGAGACGGAGGTGCTGGAGCTGGTCGCGGCCGGGCTGACCAACCAGCAGATCAGCGGGCGGCTCCACCTCAGCCAGGCGACCGTGAAGTCCCACCTGGTGCACATCTACACCAAGCTCGACGTCGACTCCCGGACGGCGGCGGTGCGCACCGCCACCACCCGGGGGCTGATCAGGCGCGGCGGCCGCTGA
- the tatA gene encoding Sec-independent protein translocase subunit TatA — MRVSGTAILVVVIFAIVLFGAKRLPDLARSLGQSLRILKSETKALRSEDEAAGPPAQADPAPRTIKSAPGAAGPSRPVAEQQQPPQETTQPR, encoded by the coding sequence GTGCGGGTCTCGGGAACCGCGATCCTGGTGGTCGTGATCTTCGCCATCGTGCTCTTCGGCGCCAAGCGCCTGCCCGACCTGGCCCGCTCGCTGGGCCAGTCGCTACGGATCCTCAAGAGCGAGACCAAGGCACTGCGCTCCGAGGACGAAGCCGCCGGGCCGCCCGCGCAGGCGGATCCCGCACCACGGACCATCAAGTCCGCACCGGGGGCCGCCGGGCCCTCGCGGCCGGTGGCCGAGCAGCAGCAGCCACCGCAGGAGACCACGCAGCCGCGATGA
- a CDS encoding ABC transporter ATP-binding protein, which yields MSLILDHVTLTYPDGDGRLTALDDVGLEVPAGTVTAVVGPSGSGKSSLLAVAATLITPDRGRVVVDGVDTRGLNRGALAALRRDRIGIVFQQPNLLPSLTAAEQLQVMAHLDGRSPRSARPRALELLDAVGLGDLAGRRPHQLSGGQRQRVNIARALMNDPTVLLVDEPTSALDHERGAAVVGLVTELTHRRATATVLVTHDRTHLTAVDQVAEVHDGRLRVPART from the coding sequence ATGAGTCTGATCCTCGACCACGTCACCCTCACCTACCCGGACGGCGACGGCCGGCTCACCGCGCTGGACGACGTCGGCCTGGAGGTGCCGGCCGGCACCGTCACCGCCGTGGTCGGCCCGTCCGGCTCCGGCAAGTCCAGCCTGCTGGCGGTCGCCGCCACCCTGATCACGCCGGACCGCGGGCGGGTGGTCGTCGACGGCGTCGACACCCGGGGCCTGAACCGCGGCGCACTGGCGGCGCTGCGCCGCGACCGGATCGGGATCGTCTTCCAGCAGCCGAACCTGCTGCCCTCCCTCACCGCCGCCGAACAGCTCCAGGTGATGGCGCACCTCGACGGCCGGTCGCCGCGCTCCGCCCGCCCCCGCGCGCTGGAGCTGCTGGACGCCGTCGGCCTCGGCGATCTGGCCGGCCGCCGCCCGCACCAGCTCTCCGGCGGCCAGCGCCAGCGCGTCAACATCGCCCGCGCGCTGATGAACGACCCGACCGTCCTGCTGGTGGACGAGCCGACCAGCGCCCTCGACCACGAACGCGGCGCCGCCGTCGTCGGCCTCGTCACGGAGCTCACCCATCGCCGGGCGACGGCGACCGTGCTGGTCACCCACGACCGCACCCACCTCACCGCCGTCGACCAGGTCGCCGAGGTCCACGACGGCCGGCTCCGGGTACCGGCGCGGACCTGA
- a CDS encoding helix-turn-helix transcriptional regulator produces the protein MSNAIDQTRRMLSLVTYLRERPGAEVAEVARAFGITERELIGDLNVLPMCGTSFRGGDLLDIDTDGERIWWHNVDDVAQPLRLAADEATALLVAARAVAGLPGLRERDREALTRAVAKIENAAGDSAEGSARVGVTFEAESHVFADIDRALSEGRRLWLRYYSHGRGGMTEREVDPIRLVTEGHTYLEAWCRVSEDRRMFRLDRVAEIKVLDTPSDPPRLEPRDLSGGLVNPSADDPEVVVEVGPAGRWVAEYYTHDHAEELPDGGLRITLRSADPSGLRPLALRLGRDGRIVSPPELADQAREAASQALAGYRDGTV, from the coding sequence ATGAGCAACGCCATCGACCAGACCCGCCGGATGCTGTCGCTGGTCACCTACCTGCGCGAGCGTCCCGGCGCCGAGGTGGCCGAGGTGGCCCGCGCCTTCGGCATCACCGAGCGCGAGCTGATCGGCGATCTCAACGTGCTGCCGATGTGCGGCACCAGCTTCCGCGGCGGCGACCTGCTCGACATCGACACCGACGGCGAGCGGATCTGGTGGCACAACGTCGACGACGTGGCCCAGCCGCTGCGCCTGGCCGCGGACGAGGCGACGGCGCTGCTGGTCGCCGCCCGCGCGGTGGCCGGCCTGCCCGGTCTGCGTGAGCGCGACCGCGAGGCCCTCACCCGGGCCGTGGCCAAGATCGAGAACGCGGCGGGGGACAGCGCCGAGGGCAGCGCCCGGGTCGGCGTGACCTTCGAGGCGGAGAGCCACGTGTTCGCCGACATCGACCGGGCCCTCAGCGAGGGCCGCCGGCTCTGGCTGCGCTACTACTCGCACGGGCGCGGCGGCATGACCGAGCGCGAGGTCGACCCGATCCGGCTGGTCACCGAGGGCCACACCTATCTGGAGGCCTGGTGCAGGGTCTCCGAGGACCGGCGGATGTTCCGGCTGGACCGGGTCGCCGAGATCAAGGTGCTCGACACCCCCTCCGACCCGCCCAGGCTGGAGCCGCGCGACCTCTCCGGCGGACTGGTCAATCCGTCCGCCGACGATCCGGAGGTGGTCGTCGAGGTCGGCCCGGCCGGGCGCTGGGTCGCCGAGTACTACACCCACGACCACGCCGAGGAGCTGCCCGACGGCGGCCTGCGGATCACCCTGCGCAGCGCCGACCCCTCCGGGCTGCGCCCGCTGGCCCTGCGGCTGGGCCGCGACGGCCGGATCGTCTCGCCGCCGGAGCTGGCGGACCAGGCCCGGGAGGCGGCCTCCCAGGCACTGGCCGGCTACCGGGACGGGACGGTCTGA
- the tatC gene encoding twin-arginine translocase subunit TatC, with translation MALADHLRELRNRLVKSVLAIVLFTIVAAIYHKQIETFLLRPLPQCNTRAEIEAFSGKCAQISNIGLTTPFTWTLKVALTVGVVAAVPVWLYQLWAFVAPGLHRSERKYTLGFMAAGAPLFLAGVGCAYLLLPTTVKVLISFSPNGTTPILPPEDYFDIATRMVLVFGCAFEFPLLLVMLNFAGVVTGKRLLGWWRGMVMGITLFAAFATPSADPLSMLALAAPIWALYFSAVAIALLNDRRRARRNPDAGLDDEEASHLDLSVEEVAGAAPVEASVAPVASAAVPAARQEQLDDIT, from the coding sequence ATGGCCCTCGCCGACCACCTCCGCGAGCTGCGGAACCGGCTGGTCAAGTCGGTCCTGGCGATCGTGCTGTTCACGATCGTCGCGGCGATCTACCACAAGCAGATCGAGACCTTCCTGCTGAGGCCGCTGCCGCAGTGCAACACCCGGGCGGAGATCGAGGCCTTCAGCGGTAAGTGCGCCCAGATCTCCAACATCGGCCTGACCACTCCCTTCACCTGGACCCTCAAGGTCGCCCTGACGGTCGGCGTGGTCGCCGCCGTCCCGGTCTGGCTCTACCAGCTCTGGGCCTTCGTCGCTCCCGGTCTGCACCGCAGCGAGCGCAAGTACACGCTCGGCTTCATGGCGGCGGGCGCCCCGCTCTTCCTGGCCGGCGTCGGTTGCGCCTACCTGCTGCTGCCGACCACGGTGAAGGTGCTGATCTCGTTCAGCCCGAACGGCACCACGCCGATCCTGCCGCCCGAGGACTACTTCGACATCGCGACCCGGATGGTGCTGGTCTTCGGCTGCGCCTTCGAGTTCCCGCTGCTGCTGGTGATGCTCAACTTCGCCGGGGTGGTCACCGGCAAGCGGCTGCTCGGCTGGTGGCGCGGCATGGTGATGGGCATCACGCTGTTCGCGGCCTTCGCCACCCCCAGCGCCGACCCGCTGAGCATGCTGGCGCTGGCCGCGCCGATCTGGGCGCTGTACTTCTCCGCCGTCGCCATCGCGCTGCTGAACGACAGGCGCCGGGCCCGCCGCAACCCCGACGCCGGGCTCGACGACGAGGAGGCCTCGCACCTGGACCTCTCGGTCGAGGAGGTCGCCGGTGCGGCGCCGGTCGAGGCCTCGGTGGCCCCGGTCGCCTCCGCGGCGGTACCGGCCGCCCGCCAGGAGCAGCTGGACGACATCACCTGA
- a CDS encoding sensor histidine kinase yields MATDRSPTPVARVLRLCLHLLVAGLLALAVARSFAGHAPHPAAVTVAAAVTAAVYAAGPLLGPVRRSRTGAALWLAALAAAWLVLLALTEDGVWLAFPLYFLQLHLLGRRSGLIAVGLTTAAAVTGFAWHRHEVSAAAAIGPTLGAAVATATVLGYQALYRESEERRRLIDELSAARADLVAAHHTAGVLAERERLAREIHDTLAQSLSSIQLLLRAAGRALPERTEAAAGYVEQARQAAQDNLAEARRFVRALTPPGLDGSSLPAALERLCAVTAEHSGVPVRFHLSGVPAPLPVPHETALLRIAQSALANTVRHAGASHAEVTLSYMDSEVALDVLDDGSGFDPADLPAPGTGDAGFGLPAMRARARALGGTFTLETAPGRGTALAVLLPEPAEDTP; encoded by the coding sequence ATGGCGACCGACCGTTCACCCACCCCCGTCGCCCGCGTGCTGCGGCTCTGCCTGCACCTGCTCGTGGCCGGCCTGCTGGCCCTGGCCGTGGCCCGCTCCTTCGCCGGCCACGCGCCGCACCCGGCGGCCGTCACCGTCGCGGCGGCCGTGACGGCCGCGGTCTACGCGGCGGGCCCGCTGCTGGGCCCGGTGCGCCGCTCGCGCACCGGGGCGGCGCTGTGGCTGGCCGCCCTCGCGGCGGCCTGGCTGGTGCTGCTGGCGCTGACCGAGGACGGGGTCTGGCTCGCCTTCCCGCTCTACTTCCTCCAGCTGCACCTGCTCGGGCGCCGCAGCGGGCTGATCGCGGTGGGTCTCACCACGGCGGCCGCCGTCACCGGCTTCGCCTGGCACCGCCACGAGGTCAGCGCGGCGGCGGCGATCGGGCCCACCCTCGGCGCGGCCGTCGCCACCGCGACCGTGCTGGGCTACCAGGCGCTGTACCGGGAGAGCGAGGAGCGCCGCCGTCTGATCGACGAGCTGAGCGCGGCCCGGGCCGACCTGGTCGCAGCCCACCACACCGCCGGGGTGCTGGCCGAACGCGAACGCCTGGCCCGCGAGATCCACGACACCCTCGCCCAGAGCCTGTCCAGCATCCAGCTCCTGCTGCGCGCGGCCGGCCGGGCCCTGCCCGAGCGGACCGAGGCCGCCGCAGGGTACGTGGAGCAGGCCCGGCAGGCCGCCCAGGACAACCTCGCCGAGGCCCGCCGCTTCGTGCGGGCGCTCACCCCGCCGGGCCTCGACGGCTCCTCGCTGCCGGCCGCGCTGGAGCGACTGTGCGCGGTCACGGCCGAGCACAGCGGGGTACCGGTGCGGTTCCATCTCTCGGGCGTTCCCGCGCCGCTGCCGGTGCCGCACGAGACCGCGCTGCTGCGGATCGCGCAGTCCGCGCTGGCGAACACCGTGCGGCACGCGGGGGCCTCCCACGCCGAGGTGACGCTCAGCTACATGGACTCCGAGGTCGCCCTCGACGTCCTCGACGACGGCAGCGGTTTCGACCCGGCCGACCTCCCCGCGCCCGGCACCGGCGACGCGGGGTTCGGCCTGCCCGCGATGCGGGCCCGGGCCCGCGCCCTGGGCGGTACCTTCACCCTGGAGACCGCCCCCGGCCGGGGCACCGCGCTGGCGGTCCTGCTCCCCGAACCCGCCGAGGACACCCCGTGA
- a CDS encoding FKBP-type peptidyl-prolyl cis-trans isomerase, with translation MSKPEIDFPVGDPPADLQIRDITVGDGAEAKPGQVVEVHYVGVSFSTGEEFDASWNRGSSFKFPLGGGRVIKGWDQGVVGMKVGGRRELTIPAHLAYGNQSPSPLIKAGETLIFVVDLLGV, from the coding sequence GTGAGCAAGCCGGAGATTGACTTCCCCGTTGGCGACCCGCCGGCCGACCTGCAGATCCGTGACATCACGGTCGGCGACGGCGCCGAGGCCAAGCCGGGCCAGGTCGTCGAGGTGCACTACGTCGGTGTCTCGTTCAGCACCGGCGAGGAGTTCGACGCCAGCTGGAACCGTGGCTCGTCCTTCAAGTTCCCGCTCGGCGGCGGCCGCGTCATCAAGGGCTGGGACCAGGGCGTCGTGGGCATGAAGGTCGGTGGCCGGCGCGAGCTGACCATCCCGGCCCACCTCGCCTACGGCAACCAGTCGCCGAGCCCGCTGATCAAGGCCGGCGAGACGCTGATCTTCGTCGTCGACCTGCTCGGCGTCTGA
- a CDS encoding ABC transporter permease — protein MFVARRDLGFAKGRFALMGTVIVLITVLVGLLSGLTAGLGRQNVSAVTGLPADRLVFSAPAEGQKLSFTDSRVTPAQWDGWAHTPGVASAQPLGVTTARAAAGQRGSAVSALGVPAGSDLAPRGDALAAGRAVLSGTAAGNLGVGPGATITLAGRELTVAAVAGDASFSHTPVIWTALEDWQHIAASAQPGEHATVIALRLGSHPDLAAADRRFTTRTLTLDDSLAAIGSYTSENGSLQLMRGFLFAISALVVGAFFTVWTIQRSGDVAVLKALGASTAYLLRDALGQAVLLLVLGAALGTAIAAGVGAAIGSAVPFVLDAPTVLVPAAVMIALGALGAGLSVRRITSVDPLTALGSAR, from the coding sequence GTGTTCGTCGCCCGGAGGGACCTGGGGTTCGCCAAGGGGCGGTTCGCCCTGATGGGGACCGTCATCGTACTGATCACCGTGCTGGTCGGCCTGTTGTCCGGGCTGACCGCCGGGCTGGGCCGCCAGAACGTCTCGGCCGTCACCGGCCTGCCCGCCGACCGCCTGGTCTTCTCGGCGCCGGCCGAGGGGCAGAAGCTCTCCTTCACCGACTCCCGGGTCACCCCCGCGCAGTGGGACGGCTGGGCGCACACCCCCGGCGTCGCCTCCGCCCAGCCGCTCGGCGTCACCACCGCCCGGGCCGCCGCCGGGCAGCGCGGCTCGGCGGTCTCCGCCCTCGGCGTCCCGGCGGGCTCCGACCTGGCACCGCGGGGCGACGCGCTCGCCGCGGGCCGGGCCGTGCTCTCCGGCACCGCCGCCGGGAACCTCGGGGTCGGACCCGGCGCCACGATCACCCTGGCCGGCCGGGAGCTGACGGTGGCCGCCGTGGCGGGCGACGCCTCGTTCAGCCACACCCCGGTGATCTGGACCGCCCTGGAGGACTGGCAGCACATCGCCGCGTCCGCCCAGCCCGGCGAACACGCCACCGTGATCGCCCTGCGGCTCGGCTCCCACCCCGACCTGGCCGCCGCCGACCGGCGGTTCACCACCAGGACGCTGACCCTGGACGACTCGCTGGCCGCGATCGGCTCCTACACCTCGGAGAACGGCTCGCTGCAGCTCATGCGGGGCTTCCTGTTCGCCATCTCGGCGCTGGTCGTCGGGGCCTTCTTCACGGTCTGGACGATCCAGCGCAGCGGCGACGTCGCCGTGCTGAAGGCGCTCGGCGCCTCGACGGCGTACCTGCTGCGGGACGCGCTCGGCCAGGCCGTCCTGCTCCTCGTGCTCGGCGCCGCCCTGGGCACCGCGATCGCCGCCGGGGTGGGGGCCGCCATCGGCTCCGCCGTGCCGTTCGTCCTGGACGCGCCGACCGTCCTGGTGCCGGCCGCCGTGATGATCGCGCTCGGCGCGCTCGGCGCGGGGCTCTCCGTCCGCCGCATCACCTCCGTCGACCCGCTGACCGCTCTGGGGAGCGCCCGATGA
- a CDS encoding FKBP-type peptidyl-prolyl cis-trans isomerase, with protein sequence MSEKATSPGGPGTADGGSAGDPADSRPGGPLPGDGESIVVPPSILRQSAGWGSPGDGPRPKTAGPADEAPQIFASNVRRQDTSEAGYDQNPPGVGRLGLILGTVLAVLLVGSGVTLYLANRGDDSKPTAAPADAATAATPTPSAEPVPPIKDTAKVLPTVTGDFGKKATITVPGEAADGTFVVKTISEGSGPAVEKDSWTSVDYTAKDWTTGKDIPSSYDDKGKPQIFQAGTNALIPALDQAVVGKKAGSRILVVAPPAAAFGSQGNTTMEIGAKDNLVFVIDIQRVNAPDAVVSGAVTPPPADFPQVKDNGKKAAEITPAKGATEPTELKSHVLIQGTGPKVETGEKVLVQYTGALWKDGKKFDSSLDKGQAFSFSVGGGQVIEGWDKGLQGVAVGSRVELVIPASLGYKDQAQGDIPANSTLVFVVDVLDAGVG encoded by the coding sequence ATGTCTGAGAAAGCGACGAGCCCGGGCGGGCCCGGCACCGCGGACGGCGGCTCCGCCGGCGACCCGGCCGACTCCCGGCCCGGTGGCCCGCTGCCCGGCGACGGCGAGTCGATCGTCGTACCGCCGTCGATCCTGCGGCAGTCGGCGGGCTGGGGAAGCCCAGGTGACGGTCCCCGGCCCAAGACGGCCGGCCCCGCCGACGAGGCTCCGCAGATCTTCGCCTCCAACGTCCGCCGCCAGGACACCTCGGAGGCCGGGTACGACCAGAACCCGCCCGGTGTCGGCAGGCTCGGCCTGATCCTGGGCACGGTGCTGGCCGTCCTGCTGGTGGGTAGTGGCGTCACGCTCTACCTGGCCAACCGGGGCGACGACAGCAAGCCGACCGCCGCGCCGGCCGACGCCGCGACGGCGGCCACCCCGACGCCCAGCGCGGAGCCGGTGCCGCCGATCAAGGACACCGCCAAGGTGCTCCCGACCGTGACGGGCGACTTCGGCAAGAAGGCCACGATCACGGTGCCCGGCGAGGCCGCCGACGGCACCTTCGTGGTCAAGACGATCTCGGAGGGCAGCGGCCCGGCCGTCGAGAAGGACTCCTGGACGTCGGTGGACTACACCGCCAAGGACTGGACGACCGGCAAGGACATCCCGAGCTCGTACGACGACAAGGGCAAGCCGCAGATCTTCCAGGCCGGCACCAACGCCCTGATCCCGGCGCTGGACCAGGCCGTCGTCGGCAAGAAGGCCGGCAGCCGGATCCTCGTGGTGGCCCCACCGGCCGCCGCCTTCGGCTCCCAGGGCAACACCACCATGGAGATCGGCGCCAAGGACAACCTGGTCTTCGTCATCGACATCCAGCGCGTCAACGCGCCGGACGCCGTGGTCAGCGGCGCCGTGACCCCGCCGCCCGCGGACTTCCCGCAGGTGAAGGACAACGGCAAGAAGGCCGCCGAGATCACCCCGGCCAAGGGCGCCACGGAGCCGACCGAGCTGAAGAGCCACGTCCTCATCCAGGGCACCGGCCCGAAGGTCGAGACCGGCGAGAAGGTCCTCGTCCAGTACACCGGCGCGCTCTGGAAGGACGGCAAGAAGTTCGACTCCTCGCTCGACAAGGGCCAGGCGTTCTCCTTCTCCGTCGGCGGCGGCCAGGTCATCGAGGGCTGGGACAAGGGCCTGCAGGGCGTGGCCGTCGGCAGCCGCGTCGAACTGGTGATCCCGGCCTCGCTGGGTTACAAGGACCAGGCGCAGGGCGACATTCCGGCGAACTCCACCCTGGTCTTCGTGGTCGACGTGCTGGACGCGGGCGTCGGCTGA
- the atzF gene encoding allophanate hydrolase, translating to MTAAVERVRAAYRRLAQADRPEVWIDLRPQAEVEAEAAAVDGRLAAGERLPLAGTVFAVKGNIDVAGLPTTAGCPSYAYLPQADAPAVARLRAAGSVPLGTTNMDQFATGLVGTRSPYGAVRGAVDPTRVSGGSSSGSAVAVALGIVDLALGTDTAGSGRVPAAFNGVVGLKPTRGVVPTTGVVPACRSLDCVSVFARSVAAAEQAFGVVADPLPTTPAARRPGPWRVAVPALDRLGELDDGWAGAYLAAAERLAAAGAELLSIDPAPFDAVARMLYEGAFVAERYAAVGEFIDKHADAADLDQVVRAIITAGRDVPAHRLHRDLAELERLRALALAELGEADALLLPTTPGHPTLAEVAADPVGANSRLGRFTNSTNLLGLCALAVPAGEVRGLPFGVMLIGRPHTEGRLGALARSLEEPPRVRVAVVGAHLCGQPLNGQLLALGATPAAVTRTAPDYRLYALDTVPAKPGLVRVAAGGSSVEAEVWELPAAGLGTLAAGLPEPMALGSVRLADGSRVAGFLCEPAALDGAEDITAYGGWRAYLAAPR from the coding sequence ATGACGGCGGCGGTCGAGCGGGTGCGCGCGGCGTACCGCAGGCTCGCGCAGGCGGACCGCCCCGAGGTGTGGATCGATCTGCGCCCGCAGGCCGAGGTGGAGGCCGAGGCGGCGGCGGTGGACGGGCGCCTGGCCGCCGGGGAGCGCCTGCCGCTGGCCGGCACGGTGTTCGCGGTCAAGGGCAACATCGACGTCGCCGGGCTGCCCACCACCGCCGGCTGCCCCTCCTACGCCTACCTGCCGCAGGCCGACGCGCCCGCCGTGGCCAGGCTGCGGGCGGCCGGCTCGGTGCCGCTGGGCACCACCAACATGGACCAGTTCGCGACCGGCCTGGTCGGCACCCGCAGCCCGTACGGCGCGGTGCGCGGCGCCGTCGACCCCACCCGGGTCTCGGGCGGTTCGAGTTCGGGCTCGGCCGTCGCCGTGGCGCTGGGCATCGTCGACCTGGCCCTGGGGACGGACACCGCGGGCTCCGGCCGGGTGCCGGCCGCGTTCAACGGCGTCGTCGGCCTCAAGCCCACCAGGGGCGTGGTCCCCACCACCGGCGTGGTGCCCGCCTGCCGCAGCCTGGACTGCGTCAGCGTCTTCGCCCGCAGCGTCGCCGCCGCCGAGCAGGCGTTCGGCGTCGTCGCCGACCCGCTGCCCACCACCCCCGCGGCGCGCCGGCCGGGGCCCTGGCGGGTCGCGGTGCCCGCGCTCGACCGGCTCGGTGAACTGGACGACGGCTGGGCCGGGGCCTACCTCGCGGCCGCCGAGCGGCTCGCGGCGGCCGGCGCCGAACTGCTGAGCATCGACCCGGCCCCGTTCGACGCGGTGGCGAGGATGCTGTACGAAGGCGCCTTCGTGGCCGAACGGTACGCCGCGGTCGGCGAGTTCATCGACAAGCACGCCGACGCGGCCGATCTGGACCAGGTGGTGCGCGCCATCATCACCGCCGGGCGCGACGTCCCCGCCCACCGGCTCCACCGGGACCTGGCCGAACTGGAGCGCCTGCGCGCCCTCGCGCTGGCGGAACTCGGCGAGGCGGACGCGCTGTTGCTGCCCACCACGCCGGGCCACCCGACCCTGGCCGAGGTCGCCGCCGATCCGGTCGGAGCCAACTCCCGGCTCGGCCGGTTCACCAACTCCACCAATCTGCTCGGGCTGTGCGCCCTCGCCGTCCCCGCCGGGGAGGTCCGGGGCCTGCCCTTCGGGGTGATGCTGATCGGCCGCCCGCACACCGAAGGCCGGCTGGGCGCGCTCGCCCGGTCGCTGGAGGAGCCCCCACGGGTACGGGTCGCGGTGGTCGGCGCACATCTCTGCGGGCAGCCGCTGAACGGCCAACTGCTCGCCCTCGGCGCCACACCCGCCGCCGTGACCCGGACCGCCCCCGACTACCGGCTGTACGCCCTGGACACCGTTCCGGCCAAGCCCGGCCTGGTCCGGGTCGCGGCCGGCGGATCCTCGGTGGAGGCCGAGGTCTGGGAGCTCCCCGCCGCCGGCCTGGGCACCCTGGCCGCCGGGCTGCCCGAACCGATGGCCCTCGGCAGTGTCCGCCTCGCCGACGGCAGCCGGGTGGCGGGCTTCCTCTGCGAGCCGGCCGCCCTGGACGGCGCCGAGGACATCACGGCCTACGGCGGTTGGCGGGCCTACCTCGCCGCGCCGCGGTGA